A genomic window from Oryctolagus cuniculus chromosome 12, mOryCun1.1, whole genome shotgun sequence includes:
- the RNASE4 gene encoding ribonuclease 4: MMTLQRTHTLLLLLLLTLLGLAQPSFGQDRMYQRFLRQHVHPQETGGNDSYCNLMMQRRKMTSHHCKPFNTFIHEDIWNIRSICSTTSIRCKNGKMNCHEGVVKVTDCKETGSSRAPNCRYRAAASTRRVVIACEGNPEVPVHFDR, translated from the coding sequence AACCCATACACTGCTGCTTCTACTGCTTTTgaccctgctggggctggcacagcctTCCTTTGGCCAGGATCGCATGTACCAACGATTCCTGCGGCAACACGTGCACCCTCAGGAGACAGGTGGCAATGATAGCTACTGCAACCTGATGATGCAGAGACGGAAGATGACTTCACATCACTGCAAGCCCTTCAACACCTTCATCCATGAGGACATCTGGAACATCCGTAGTATCTGCAGCACCACCAGCATCCGGTGCAAGAATGGCAAGATGAACTGTCACGAGGGGGTAGTGAAGGTCACAGACTGCAAGGAGACAGGAAGTTCCAGGGCCCCCAACTGCAGATACCGCGCCGCAGCAAGCACTAGGCGTGTTGTCATTGCCTGTGAGGGCAACCCAGAAGTGCCTGTGCATTTTGACAGATAG